The Mucilaginibacter sp. PAMB04168 genome contains the following window.
TAAAAAGCTGGCAGCACATGCCGCTTCCATTGGTGCTGATGCATTTTCGTCAGTAGCGGCATTTTACTTTAAGCCGGTATCGGTACAAAACCTGGTCGATTGTATGGCCGAGATAGCTTCAGCTGCGCCGCAGCTGCCTTTTTATTACTATCATATGCCTACGTTAACAGGTGTGGGTATGGATATGGTTGATTTCTTAAAAATAGGCGGACAGCAGATACCCAATCTTGCAGGTATAAAGTATACAGCATCTACGTTGTACGAGTACCAGGCCTGCCTGAACGTTGAAGACGGAAGATATGAAGCGCTTTACGGATTTGATGAGATGCTGCTTCCTGCTTTATCGGTTGGCGCAGTAGGTGCAATTGGCAGTACCTATACCTTTGCCGCGCCTGTATATTTAGACCTCATTAAAAATTACCGTGCTGGTAATCACGAAGAGGCAAAACGCCTGCAACTGTTAATGGTAAACATCATTCGTTGTATTATTAAACATCCATCCATTGCTGCACAAAGAGCCATTATGCACATGCTGGGTTTTGATATGGGTAATCCACGTTTGCCACTTGCGCCGTTGTCTGCCCAGAGTTATGCCCAATTAAAAGGCGATCTGGAATCAGAAAGCTTCTTTGAGCTGCTTAATCAATACGCAAATCAAACTGCTAATGCATAAAGCTATTTCTCAAACACTACGAGCAGCAAAAATTATTGGTTTTAATCTGAGCCTGATGAGTACGACGATAGCTGAAGCACAAGTTACCGAATTTAAATGGTCTGAGCTGGCTGCTATTCCTGATGCGCATGGTTTTGCCGGTTCGTTTGGCGGCACTTCCGGAGGTAGCATGATTGTAGCAGGAGGGGCAAACTTCCCTGACGGCGGAGCGCCGTGGACAGGAAGTAAGAAAGTTTGGACTAATCAGATTTTTGCGCTTGAGAAGCCTGATGGGCAATGGAAAGTTGTCGGTAAATTACCCCATAATCTGGGTTACGGTGTATCGGTAACCTGGAATAACAAATTAATTTGTGTTGGCGGAAGCAACGAAGCCGGCCATACGCAGAAAGTGTTTGCACTTTCTTATAACACACAAAGTATAACAATAGATACGCTGCCAGATTTGCCCTACGCCCTTGCCAATAGTTCGGGGGCTGTTGCCGGTGATATACTCTATGTAGCTGGCGGTTTAATTAACCCCGACGACAGGCGTTGCGCTAACCTTTTTTTATCGCTCGATCTTTCATTGCCGACAGCCGAACAGCGGTGGCATAAATTAGATAGCTGGCCCGGTCCGGCCCGAATGTTAGCTGCAACAGGTGCCATAAATAATACATTTTATTTGTTTAGTGGCGCTGAACTCGTAGACGCACAGACCGGATCGGTGAAGCGCAGGTATTTGAACGATGCCTATTCTTATACGCCGGATAAAGGTTGGAAACAGCTTGCTGATATGCCTTGGGCCGCTGTTGCGGCTCCTAATTCCGTTTATACCTCAAATAAAAATGTATTAAGCATATTTGGTGGCGATGACGGACAACTGGCCGAACGAGCTGATCTTAAAGAAACGCATCCAGGCTTTAATATCCGGATCTTGAACTATTATGTAAATGAAAATCAGTGGAAAGCCGGGTCAGATATCCCGGTTGAGAAGAATAAGAACAGTGTAAGTAAGCCTAACGAAAGTTTATGGGCACCGGTTACTGTACCTTTAGTTATATGGAACGGAAAGCTTGTTTTTCCAGGCGGTGAAGTGCGCCCGGCTGTTCGTACTCCGCGGGTGCGGGTGGCAACGCCAGTTAAACATTAAAGTAACCACAGTTTACCCCATTACAGAACACCAATACCATGATTAAATCACCATCCGTTTCTTCCTCCTATCCATGGGCACTTGTAGCTATGCTTTGGGTGGTTGCGTTTTTAAATTATTTCGACCGAAACCTCATTACATCAATGCATGATCCGGTAGTAGCCGATTTTAAACTCAATGATTCGCAGTTCGGTCTGTTAACTACCATGTTTTTGCTTTCGTATGGCTTGCTTAGTCCGCTTGGCGGCTACTTTGCCGATAATTATGGGCGCAAAAAGGTAATTTGTTTTAGCGTGGCCATCTGGTCTGCTGTAACGCTTTGGACGGGTTTTGTAAGTTCTTTTCCGGAAATGCTGGTTGCACGTGTGGTAATGGGGCTTAGCGAAGCGTGCTACATACCGGCTGGCCTGGCGCTTATAAGTGAGTATCATCAGGGCCGGACAAGATCTATTGCCACGGGCTTGCACATGAGCGGCTTATATGCTGGTCTTGCGCTCGGCGGCTTAGGCGGTTTTATAGCCGAATCATGGGGGTGGCGCCATGGCTTTCAATTATTTGGATTGATTGGTGTAGTTTATTCGATTTTATTGATTGTGTTTTTAAAAGATAAACCTATCGTATCTAACGGTGACCCGGGCGACAAAAAGGCACCTGCAAATCTGTTCCAAATATTTAAGGAGTTATTGGCAGAACGCTCGTTTTTAGTACTGATGTTCTATTTCTGCGTATTGGGCATTGTAAACTGGTTAATTTATGCCTGGCTGCCCACTTTCTTAAAAGAACATTTTCACCTCGGGCTTGGAGAGGCTGGTATTTCGGCCACGGGCTATATGCAAATTGGCTCTTTTGCGGGTGTTTTGATAGGTGGTATACTGGCAGATCGGTGGTCGAAAATTAATGAACGCAGTCGTTTATATGTAGTTATAATTGGCTTTACGGTTGGGGCTCCATTTCTTTTTTTAATGGCCAGTACGCATGTTTTACTTATAGCCATTGCCGCTATGATTGTTTATGGCTTAGCACGTGGCTTTAATGACAGTAACCTGATGCCCATTTTGTGTCAGGTAATTGATAACCGGTACATAGCAACGGGGTATGGCTTCCTGAACTTTTTAAGTACCATAGTTGGCGGATTGATGGTATATATTGGTGGGGTTTTAAAAGACGCTCAAATCGATCTTTCTATCATTTACCAGGTTTCAGCGGTGTTAATGCTGTTGGCAAGCCTCTCTCTGTTTTTTGTAAAATTTTATCGTCAAAAAGAATATACAGCATGAAGGAGGTTATAGGACACGGTGATTACCAGTATCGTGTTAACCGTAATTGGAGCAAGGCCGATGCCGTAAAATATCCGGTTAACGACTGCCATGAAATGGTTAGGGCACAGAACGGATTGCTGTACATGCTTACCAACGAGGTTAAGAACAATATACTTGTTTATTCAAAAGACGGTAACATTGTGTCTGTCTGGGGAAACGAGTTTCCGGGCGGGCATGGCTTAACCATTGCTGATGAAAACGGGACTGAATACTTATACATTACCGATACGGTACGCCATGAAGTGATTAAAACGTCGCTCGATGGCAAAATAATCTCGGTATACAGCTATCCTAAAGAGATACCCGAATATACAGCTGTCAATGAATATAAACCGACCGAAACGGCAGTTGCTGCCAATGGAGATTTATACGTTACCGATGGTTATGGTCACCAGTTTGTTATACAGTATGACCATGCAGGTAATTACATCCGGCATTGGGGGGGTAAAGGTGACGGGCGCGAGCAATTTGATTGTGCACATGGTATAACTGTTGATAGCCGTTATAGTGAGCCGTCTTTACTAATTACTTCCCGAAATCATCAGGCGCTTAAGCGCTTTACACTGGATGGACAATATATAGAAACCATTTCCCTGCCGGGTTCTTTTATTTGCCGACCTGTTATACACGGAAAAAATGTTTATGGCGCAGTATTCAGATCAGAACATAATCAAAATTTTGGCTCTGGTTACGTTACCATATTAGATGAAC
Protein-coding sequences here:
- a CDS encoding MFS transporter, whose product is MIKSPSVSSSYPWALVAMLWVVAFLNYFDRNLITSMHDPVVADFKLNDSQFGLLTTMFLLSYGLLSPLGGYFADNYGRKKVICFSVAIWSAVTLWTGFVSSFPEMLVARVVMGLSEACYIPAGLALISEYHQGRTRSIATGLHMSGLYAGLALGGLGGFIAESWGWRHGFQLFGLIGVVYSILLIVFLKDKPIVSNGDPGDKKAPANLFQIFKELLAERSFLVLMFYFCVLGIVNWLIYAWLPTFLKEHFHLGLGEAGISATGYMQIGSFAGVLIGGILADRWSKINERSRLYVVIIGFTVGAPFLFLMASTHVLLIAIAAMIVYGLARGFNDSNLMPILCQVIDNRYIATGYGFLNFLSTIVGGLMVYIGGVLKDAQIDLSIIYQVSAVLMLLASLSLFFVKFYRQKEYTA
- a CDS encoding 6-bladed beta-propeller — protein: MKEVIGHGDYQYRVNRNWSKADAVKYPVNDCHEMVRAQNGLLYMLTNEVKNNILVYSKDGNIVSVWGNEFPGGHGLTIADENGTEYLYITDTVRHEVIKTSLDGKIISVYSYPKEIPEYTAVNEYKPTETAVAANGDLYVTDGYGHQFVIQYDHAGNYIRHWGGKGDGREQFDCAHGITVDSRYSEPSLLITSRNHQALKRFTLDGQYIETISLPGSFICRPVIHGKNVYGAVFRSEHNQNFGSGYVTILDEHHRVISSPGGTEPIYADGVLQPQKQVGQTFIHPHDVCVDADENLLIPQWNAGKTYPVFLERV
- a CDS encoding galactose oxidase — encoded protein: MSTTIAEAQVTEFKWSELAAIPDAHGFAGSFGGTSGGSMIVAGGANFPDGGAPWTGSKKVWTNQIFALEKPDGQWKVVGKLPHNLGYGVSVTWNNKLICVGGSNEAGHTQKVFALSYNTQSITIDTLPDLPYALANSSGAVAGDILYVAGGLINPDDRRCANLFLSLDLSLPTAEQRWHKLDSWPGPARMLAATGAINNTFYLFSGAELVDAQTGSVKRRYLNDAYSYTPDKGWKQLADMPWAAVAAPNSVYTSNKNVLSIFGGDDGQLAERADLKETHPGFNIRILNYYVNENQWKAGSDIPVEKNKNSVSKPNESLWAPVTVPLVIWNGKLVFPGGEVRPAVRTPRVRVATPVKH
- a CDS encoding dihydrodipicolinate synthase family protein, producing the protein MNMKINGIVAATFAAYHEDGTLNTEIIATLVEKLIGDGVSGVYICGTNGEGPNMSVEERMAVAEAYVKAANKRILVLVHVGHTSIAECKKLAAHAASIGADAFSSVAAFYFKPVSVQNLVDCMAEIASAAPQLPFYYYHMPTLTGVGMDMVDFLKIGGQQIPNLAGIKYTASTLYEYQACLNVEDGRYEALYGFDEMLLPALSVGAVGAIGSTYTFAAPVYLDLIKNYRAGNHEEAKRLQLLMVNIIRCIIKHPSIAAQRAIMHMLGFDMGNPRLPLAPLSAQSYAQLKGDLESESFFELLNQYANQTANA